In Pagrus major chromosome 23, Pma_NU_1.0, the genomic window CCTCCCACCTCTAACAGAGTCATTGTCTCAACATGCTTTTATAGCACTGAAACACTGAAGCATAGAGATGCTGTATGAGGCAAGTCATTTTCATAACACTCAACCAACTGACCTGTTAAAGCGTATTTGACTGGGGATTTCCATATTCATCAGCTGATAGTAAGTGGAGTTTTATGGCCTGTGCTGAACAGGCTTCACTGGTGCTtttctctgaacacacacacacacaaacacacactctcacagagGACTGATTCAGCGCAGAGAAAGGCAGCTGATGACTCTTGCCTGGTCTGTGTCTGGAGGGGATAGTACTTTACGTAAGACTAACTCAGTCGTGTCACAGTTCATTCGCACCCTCTTCTCCCTTTTTAAGAAATATATTTGTACATCGTCCTGCTGAGATGTTCagaggcaaaaaacaaaacaatgcataAAGAACGTCCATTGTGAAGCCTTGTTTATGGTCTGCTCAGTGTCCGTGGTGCAAGGCTTCATGGGTGAGGTCATTGAAATGTGTGCGCTGTTTCCACAAGCGTTCATAACATGTGGCTGTGCAGCTCACGGCTTTTGTGACTAGGTGTTAAACGCTGAGcttttattaatcatttaggAGAGAATAAGTCATGTAGCAAGAAAATTAAgatcacatcagattctgctctcaTCCGGAGCTgtttactgacgggaggagagctcagagattactttttaacttttgggattaaaaagtggatttatcttcactcctgtttatcaacctgactgcagcagagaggggaaatgtactttacttcatgttacagagaggagagggggaaaagaagagagagaaccagagtctctgctgaggtATTACTTAAATTGACCTTATATAAACTAGTTTTCAGACAATTTtaaaaattcctacatattatatcttttgATATAAAGAAACTCGTCCTTTAGTAGAGTGCTGTCACTACAAACAATGTGCAAAAAGCCAGTATCAATCTtcacttttaaagcaacattaaccACAGTCAGTAATCAGACTGTTACAGTGGGAAGGAACCAACATTATGAAACAAGTTAAAGACGACACTTTTAAGAGAAATTAGCACTGAAACCACTGAAACGTTCCCAAGATGTTAATACACATCACAAGGACCCAATCATAACAGTgaccacagacagaaagaaagaaagaaagtagagGCTCTATTTGATCTTGGGCGGTTGTGACTTCATCACgttgacaaaatctgtccacagtcagacagacgAGGTGGAAACACCAGCTACGCTTGAGTGGACGGGAACGTTTGGATGAAGGTTAAAATGATCCGCAACTTCAAAAACATTCAGGCCCGGGGTGATAAAGTGAAGTAAAGTGGGGCACCAGTGGGCCCTTTCCTACTTCCTTCCTACGCTTCTAGTTCTGGCGCCTTTGAACTGTTCCTGTGTTGAGAAGTTAAAAAGGTTTCCAGAACAGTAAAACAAGCTTTATATCTCAGACAGCTCGTATGACCAGTATGCAGAGACTTTGTGGAATGTAGCTAAAGCATGCTGAAGCTTGAACGGTGTCATGTTGTCTGGTATCTGCTCTCTGCTCCTCACAAACCCTCCTGGAAGCTCAGTACAGAAAGATATTTACTGTGTTAGACAAGTTATGTGAAAAGTACTGATCCATGTGTTGATGTTTAGTATTCTGTTTGATGCTACTGAGATAAACGTCCAGGCATCAAAGTTTGCTTTTCCTGGAAAAGAGTTTAAGGCTTTTAGACGAGTAAATGTTACCTTTCATTAGCTGAATATAGCTCATCACTCATATTCCCCTCTCTTTTTCCGTATCCTGTCCGTTGTTGCGTCCTCTCCTGGCCCTGCGGTCGTCCTCCTGCCAGGAGAAGTATGAGACGCAGCACTCTGAGGCCTACCGACAGATCTCCACCCTGGAGGGAGACCTGGCTGAGACCACGGCCGTCAGAGACCAGCTTCACAAATACATCAGAGAGCTGGAGCAGGCCAACGACGACCTGGAGAGGACCAAGAGGTCAGAGGACGCTCACACACGTGGCTTTAACAATCTGATTAAACCAATTTTAGCCATAACTGTAAACCTacgaaaagaaaaatgagacagGCTGGCTGCAGAAACGTAGGGAAACAACGGCTGCCTTCATCAGCAACACGACAGcttctcactgtgtgtgtttcagggcgACCATCATGTCACTGGAGGACTTTGAGCAGAGGATGAACCAGGTGATCGAGAGGAACGCCTTCCTGGAGAGCGAGCTGGACGAGAAGGAGAATCTGTTGGAGTCGGTCCAGAGGCTGAAGGACGAGGCCAGAGGTAGAGATTCACTGATCTGCCGTCAGATAAATCTGGTTGTTACTGTCGTGGAGGTTTGAAATATCTGTGTGATGGGATTTAGCCAGCCGACAATTTTACATGATGTAAACACAAATTACATCCAGTGTCTTAGCGGTAGAATCACCATTACCCAATTAAAAACTGTGACACGATCAGTGTTTAAACCCGCTGAGACGAGCGTGACTTcactttgcttttctgttctgttATGTGAAAACAGTTTTAGTTGTAGCTCCCATTCTCTCCAGGAAGTTCCCAGACTGTTGGCGAAGTGACTtaacttctgtttctgttgcagTTCATAAACCAGCTAAACAGAAATTACACAaactaaaaccaaaacagtacACTAGCTTATGTTCCTCTGTTTGCACTGAAAaccttttatgtgtgtgtcagacctGAGACAGGAGCTGGCGgtgcagcagaaacagcaggTCCAGGACAGGAAGCCGTCTCTCAGCAGTGCAGTCAAAgagccttcctcctcctcctcctcctcctcctccacctcctcatccttGGCTGGTCTGCCCACCCCGCCCCTCACCCCTCCAGACAAAAGAGCAGAGGACAAAACCACGTCGTCCTCCAACCAGCCCGCCCCGTCTGTCAGCACGCCGTCAAGACCTACAGCCACCACAGAGTCCTTCAGCACCCCGCTGCCCTCCATCAGCAGAGGTCGGCCCatcagtcttcttcttcttcttcttcttcttcttcattttcttcttcattttcttctttttcttcttcggtctttttctttttctttgtctttttccattttcttcttctttttcttcatctcctcctccaaacCGCAGGCTACCTTATCTTAAGACTGAAGTCACTGCTTAGGACAAAAACAGCACTttttataatcaattaattgtttatgtAAATCGTCAAAACATTATCTGATTTCATCTGTTCCAGTGGGAGGATGGCGGGaagttttcctgtttttattttattatttatgactTGATTTTCTCCACATTCATCAGCTGTTGTGTCCCTGCAGGTGAAAGCCTCTCGGGGACTCCTCTCACCACGTCGGCGAGAATCTCGGCTCTGAACATCGTTGGAGAGCTGCTGAGAAAAGTCGGGGTAAGAGCTTCGCTTGTGATTTGGACCCAAAGGACCAAAGAGAAGTCGCTGTTTAAAAGAATCAGccctttctgttttcttcaacTGGTGACTTATCATGTGACGCTGCAGGGTGCCTCTGCTTTTCCTCTCAAATGCacataaatactttttttcatgGTTTGTTATTAGTTTGGAAAAACGCTTTATTTGAACCGATATTTTTTAGGAATGTGCTTCAAATCGAATGTACTTGATGTTCAACATAATCTGGTGTTTCATCGACACTCCCGGCATGTTAAGGCGAGGAATAATGTCGAGGCAGCTGGCAGTGGGCATCATTCTGGAAATGATTTTGACGAGCTGTGAAAGGGAGACGAGCACACCGGTATGAAGCTGAATGTTTTTGGGAGAACTTGAACAGTTTTCTTCACTGTACGTAGAACCTGGAGTCGAAGCTGGCGTCGTGTCGGGAGTACGTCAACGAGCAGGCGCCGAACCGCAGAGGTCCCGCTGGAGGACAGGCGGCGGCGTCGGGCCAGAACAGCTCCTCAGAGACTCATCCTACCAACGGCCTCTACAATAAGGGGTGAGCTGCCAGTCATCGAGTATATTTCTTCCTGTCCGGGGAGAaaggctttatttattttagatatACTGATGAAATCTATACGTCTAATGGTTTTCTAAAGGTATGTTTTTAAGCCTGGCAGTCGTTGAGGAAACAGATccctgagtgtgtttgttgtgtttcgCAGGCTGGTGAAGAGGTTAGACTTCGGAGCGGGACccaaactgctgctgtgaaagTTTCAGACGTCGTCCACCTCGATCCTCGATCCTCCTGCAAGCTGCTCGATTCAGCCTGGATCCCCCGGACATTTAATGGTACTGTGTGCTGCACATCATACGGACCTCTCGCTGGGAGCTGCAGGGATATCACGGATGGATACTTTGTTACCGGCtcttggtttgtttgtcagcgGGACTTTGTCTCGGCACTCGCACTTAGCTTGAACTAATTTACTGGACTCGTGCTGCCTGTCACCTCCTTCGTGTTTGTTTGCCAagtgttttgctctttttttttgttgtctctttttatttgtgCACAAAGCTGCGTCGACtctgaacaggaagtgaacTTTAGAGACATCTGGATCACGTACAGAACCGAGCGTCTGTGCTGTCAGTTCAGTGGTCAAAACCTGTGCAATTAAACCAAAGTGAACATTTGCTTCATGTTCAGTTTGAACACCTTCAGAGCGTCGGAGTGCTGAACACTGGAAGAGCACTTTTACCTTCACCGGAGGGTTTTTGTCTTTGAAAGCTACATTTAAGTGTTGAGGTTCAGTCCAGTCACTTTCGTCTTTTTTGTCTCATAAAACCACATCGTCAGTTGACGCTCTGCTTTTATACAGTTTGCCTCTGCAGGTGTATTTCTTGAATAACGCCTCGATTCAAACGGGCACAACTTTTGTTCCGTCCTCCACGCGGCTCCACCGGGAGCGTTTTGTCTGCATGATTTGgtatttttctgtgatttttgtgctttttccatggtgtgttttttgttttttgaaagttGACCCGATGCTGTTcttgtgtctgacttcctgcccggctcgatctgctctgtgcagcccGATGCTGCTTCTGTTCAGAAAAGACTCGggatgttttttaataataataaaaataataataactttagttTTACAGCACCAAGTTACAgtgttttataataaaaacagtaaGTACCATCAGTTAAGGAAAAGCTATATAAGAACTTCCTGTGGGTCACTTCTACGCGTCAAACATTGTCTCGAATAGTCGCGTTCAGCACGAGCTGGTTGAATCGTGCCGTGTGTTTCAGTCCTGGTCCTGAATGTTCTAGATGTTctcctgctccaacacacctgattcaaatcTGCTCATCACCTTTTACGCTAAAGTTATCAATAATCTGATGGGATGAAATTTACGGATCACATTCATGAACTTTTAGATTTTAATACACGACCCTCAGGACAAACTTTACACTTGTAGATCTGTTTCGTTGAGGCTCCAAGAGGAGAAATCCatcagtattttgtttttgtccaatactttgatATCTGATGTGATGAAGTTCGAGCCTGATAGTTTGTCTGGTTCGGGTCGAGTCGAGGAGGCACCTTTTAGTCCGTGGAGATGCTCGTTAGGATAAACGAACCCCTCTGCAGAGCTCTACTTCTGACTTCTCCAGGAGTGAAAAAAGGAAACGTCTTCTGTTCGTGAGGAGATTTGAAAACTTCAGTGAAGGCTACTCgtgttttatgttaaaaatgaaatgtaatagtTTGACTTGTAGTGTTATATACTGTACCTCTACTGTAGACTCACTAACATAGGTTGACTCTGTAGGTCGTGGTTAGCCGCTCAGGGTGAGAGTGAAACGACAGCAGCGGACTGGACCTTTTAATGTGAAGGTCAAAGCAGACGTGGAaaagtttggtgttttttttctgccttatGACTCATTGAGAGTACTCACATGAGACCTGTTCTGCTCTTTGTTACCTTCAGTGCTGCTTAAATGTTTCTGACAAAGCAATAAaacttgaaatgtaaaaaataaaaaaagtcttgattttatttttctaggAATTCAAAGAACTGAGCCGACACGTCTGGAAGGATTTAGAAGGAGTTTAATCGCACTTGATTGGTTCACAAAGCAGAAAGTCATCGTACAACTCTTCGTTTATTATACTTCTATACTGTGTCTGTGAGGTTCATCACACGGTCTAATCTCAAGAATGAATATACAACAGCTGggttataaataaagttttacatTCAGTTTCCAAATAAACAGATTCTCTCTGGAATATTCTAAAAAGCCCTTTGAGGAAGTGCAGAGAAATGAAGAGATACATCCAGTTTGTGCCTTTAGAGTCTTATTTTCCAAAAAATGAAACCAGTTTATTAAAACGTCTGAAAAAATTTCCAGAATCcttaaaagtctttttttatttaacaatttGGATGAAAAATTAATCTGCTacgtgatttaaaaaaaggttttcaatcaatttttcAAGCGTTCATTAATTGTAATATATTGATTATATATTTGTCTGTCTTCTcagtattttacatttattttcatttagtattttgctttttcttttagttaaAGAAAAGAGGACAGACAACATTCACAGCAACCTGGTTAGAAAATGTCGCAACTTGAAAAATAATGTcataaatcatttaataaaatatatatttttaatgcaaatagtTAAAATATTCTGGAAATAGCGTAAGAAAAGCTTCAGGTTTTGTTTAACGAacttctttgtcttttaaaagATGACTGTAACTATTTTTTGGAAAAACTCTCTGACTCGAATGTGACGGCACAAACTGACGTTATATATCAGAATAATTTAAACTACCCGGAAtataaataaatctaaatatattAAGTTCACATAAATTATATGTTATATTAATCCACAAACGTAGAAAGTAATGGCtactttttctttcacaaaacCTCTTGAAAGATTTCAGATGAATCCTGATGCTGCgttttactttgtatttattttattgtgtaaaCTTTATTATAGGAGTTAAAATCTGTTGCGTTCAAACCTCCTTTGTGCTCATTgcataataattattttcttaaataatgAAA contains:
- the nde1 gene encoding nuclear distribution protein nudE homolog 1 gives rise to the protein MGDPEPPEFGSLEEELQYWKEQAARHQQSAEEAQEELQEFQQMSRDYEVELETELKQCETRNRELLAANNRLRMEVENYKEKYETQHSEAYRQISTLEGDLAETTAVRDQLHKYIRELEQANDDLERTKRATIMSLEDFEQRMNQVIERNAFLESELDEKENLLESVQRLKDEARDLRQELAVQQKQQVQDRKPSLSSAVKEPSSSSSSSSSTSSSLAGLPTPPLTPPDKRAEDKTTSSSNQPAPSVSTPSRPTATTESFSTPLPSISRGESLSGTPLTTSARISALNIVGELLRKVGNLESKLASCREYVNEQAPNRRGPAGGQAAASGQNSSSETHPTNGLYNKGLVKRLDFGAGPKLLL